The Rhinoderma darwinii isolate aRhiDar2 chromosome 11, aRhiDar2.hap1, whole genome shotgun sequence genome window below encodes:
- the LOC142663684 gene encoding uncharacterized protein LOC142663684 isoform X1: MPLERLLILTQAIGLYFTQSLTCTMHKLVGEARVMPHIARFYAGHEAHPLNVQFIRIASNWVRRTTLPIIPCEIELCGFDVDHWIDFSLDHNSLRMAGDKIPTNGRILDLTLDIIFLLTGEDYTVVKKNCSDCVTLDSCPCVSEGLIRTQCPMDQKILDLTNKIIHLLTGEVPIRCQDVTVYFSMEEWEYIEGHKDLYKDVMMEDHRPLTSLGKRDLYKDVMMEHHRPLTSPGKRDLYKDVMMEDHQPLTSPGKRDLYKDVMMEYHRPLTSPGKRDLYKDVMMEDHRPLTSPGKRDLYKDVMMEDHQPITSPGKRDLYKDVMMEDHQPLTSPGKRDLYKDVMMEDHRPLTSPGKRDLYRDVMMEEHRTLHLLDGSSNKNTERRPILPHSQDCPVENHSIVQAPRAGENQVKTNSEDLFIKDGESDMSDERQVRGEDVPKDFCPESLDLCRDRSISSSHLNLSPGCGEVDNLATDNFPSETTNAANILLDLHSRDLSSDSSVPGVETQSADQMENKTYPCPDCEKCFTIRSNFFRHLKSHLGEKPFLCIECGKCFMRKSILVKHLRIHTGEKPFSCMECGKSFMQKSNLTEHQRIHTGEKPFSCPICSKSFTYKSDFLKHQRIHTGEKPFSCSECGKCFTQKLGLVRHERIHMGEKPLLCLTCGKKFARKSELVKHERVHTGEKPFLCTECGRGFTQKSDLMRHQRVHTGEKPFPCSECEKRFILKSELVKHMRNHTGEKPFSCFQCGKCFARKSELAKHQRFHTGEKPFPCSECGKCFTQKSDLMRHQSVHMR; encoded by the exons ATGCCACTAGAACGGCTGCTTATTCTCACGCAGGCAATCGGTCTTTATTTTACTCAATCACTGACTTGTACTATGCACAAACTGGTTGGAGAGGCTCGTGTTATGCCACATATAGCTCGTTTTTACGCTGGCCACGAGGCGCACCCGTTAAATGTGCAGTTTATTAGAATAGCGAGTAATTGGGTGCGAAGAACTACACTTCCCATAATACCGTGTGAG ATCGAGCTGTGCGGATTTGATGTTGACCATTGGATCGACTTCAGTCTAGATCACAATTCCTTGCGAATGGCAGGTGACAAGATTCCCACAAATGGTCGTATATTAGACCTGACGCTGGACATCATCTTCCTGCTGACGGGGGAG GACTACACGGTAGTGAAGAAAAATTGTAGTGATTGTGTGACACTTGACAGCTGCCCTTGTGTGTCTGAAGGCTTGATCCGGACCCAGTGCCCCATGGACCAGAAGATCCTAGACCTCACCAACaagatcattcatctgctgactggagag gttcctataaggtgtcaggatgtcacagtctatttctccatggaggagtgggagtatatagaaggacacaaggatctgtacaaggacgtcatgatggaggaccaccggcccctcacatcactgggtaagagggatctgtacaaggacgtcatgatggagcaccaccggcccctcacatcaccgggtaagagggatctgtacaaggacgtcatgatggaggaccatcagcccctcacatcaccgggtaagagggatctgtacaaggacgtcatgatggagtaccaccggcccctcacatcaccgggtaagagggatctgtacaaggacgtcatgatggaggaccaccggcccctcacatcaccgggtaagagggatctgtacaaggacgtcatgatggaggaccaccagcccaTCACATCAcctggtaagagggatctgtacaaggacgtcatgatggaggaccaccagcccctcacatcaccgggtaagagggatctgtataaggacgtcatgatggaggaccaccggcccctcacatcaccgggtaagagggatctgtacagggacgtcatgatggaggagcaCCGGACTCTCCATTTACTTG atggatccagtaacaAAAATACAGAGAGACGTCCAATTCTTCCTCATTCCCAGGATTGTCCAGTGGAAAATCACAGCATTGTACAGGCTCCTCGGGCAGGTGAAAACCAGGTCAAAACAAAT AGCGAAGATCTTTTTATTAAAGACGGGGAGAGCGATATGAGTGATGAAAGACAAGTTAGGGGGGAAGACGTTCCTAAAGATTTCTGCCCAG AATCATTAGATCTCTGCAGGGACAGGAGTATCTCGAGTAGCCATCTCAATTTATCTCCAGGTTGCGGAGAAGTTGATAACTTAGCGACTGACAATTTTCCAAGCGAAACCACCAATGCCGCAAATATACTGCTAGATCTTCACAGCCGGGATTTATCGTCTGATTCCTCTGTCCCTGGGGTTGAGACACAGAGTGCAGATCAAATGGAGAACAAAACATATCCCTGTCCTGATTGTGAGAAATGTTTTACCATTAGATCGAATTTTTTTCGTCACCTGAAAAGTCACTTGGGGGAGAAGCCATTTTTATGTATTGAGTGCGGTAAATGTTTTATGCGTAAGTCAATTCTTGTCAAACATTTGAGAATTCACACGGGGGAGAAACCCTTCTCCTGCATGGAGTGCGGTAAATCTTTCATGCAGAAGTCTAATCTTACAGAACATCAGAGAATTCATACAGGGGAAAAGCCATTTTCCTGTCCTATTTGTAGTAAATCCTTTACCTACAAATCAGATTTTTTGAAACACCAGAGAATCCACACGGGAGaaaagccattttcatgttctgAATGTGGAAAATGCTTTACGCAGAAGTTGGGGCTTGTCCGACACGAGAGAATTCACATGGGAGAGAAGCCACTTTTGTGTTTAACGTGCGGAAAAAAGTTTGCCAGAAAATCGgaacttgttaaacatgagagagttcacacaggagagaagccgtttcTCTGTACCGAGTGTGGGAGAGGTTTTACTCAGAAATCTGACCTTATGAGACATCAAAgagttcacacaggagagaagccatttcCTTGTTCCGAGTGTGAAAAACGCTTTATATTGAAATCTGAACTTGTTAAGCACATGAGAAATCACACTGGGGAGAAACCATTCTCATGTTTTCAATGTGGCAAATGTTTTGCACGCAAATCCGAACTTGCTAAACATCAAAGATTCCACACGGGTGAGAAGCCGTTTCCTTGTTCAGAGTGTGGGAaatgctttacacagaaatcagaCCTTATGAGACACCAGAGTGTTCACATGAGGTAA
- the LOC142663684 gene encoding uncharacterized protein LOC142663684 isoform X2, producing the protein MAGDKIPTNGRILDLTLDIIFLLTGEDYTVVKKNCSDCVTLDSCPCVSEGLIRTQCPMDQKILDLTNKIIHLLTGEVPIRCQDVTVYFSMEEWEYIEGHKDLYKDVMMEDHRPLTSLGKRDLYKDVMMEHHRPLTSPGKRDLYKDVMMEDHQPLTSPGKRDLYKDVMMEYHRPLTSPGKRDLYKDVMMEDHRPLTSPGKRDLYKDVMMEDHQPITSPGKRDLYKDVMMEDHQPLTSPGKRDLYKDVMMEDHRPLTSPGKRDLYRDVMMEEHRTLHLLDGSSNKNTERRPILPHSQDCPVENHSIVQAPRAGENQVKTNSEDLFIKDGESDMSDERQVRGEDVPKDFCPESLDLCRDRSISSSHLNLSPGCGEVDNLATDNFPSETTNAANILLDLHSRDLSSDSSVPGVETQSADQMENKTYPCPDCEKCFTIRSNFFRHLKSHLGEKPFLCIECGKCFMRKSILVKHLRIHTGEKPFSCMECGKSFMQKSNLTEHQRIHTGEKPFSCPICSKSFTYKSDFLKHQRIHTGEKPFSCSECGKCFTQKLGLVRHERIHMGEKPLLCLTCGKKFARKSELVKHERVHTGEKPFLCTECGRGFTQKSDLMRHQRVHTGEKPFPCSECEKRFILKSELVKHMRNHTGEKPFSCFQCGKCFARKSELAKHQRFHTGEKPFPCSECGKCFTQKSDLMRHQSVHMR; encoded by the exons ATGGCAGGTGACAAGATTCCCACAAATGGTCGTATATTAGACCTGACGCTGGACATCATCTTCCTGCTGACGGGGGAG GACTACACGGTAGTGAAGAAAAATTGTAGTGATTGTGTGACACTTGACAGCTGCCCTTGTGTGTCTGAAGGCTTGATCCGGACCCAGTGCCCCATGGACCAGAAGATCCTAGACCTCACCAACaagatcattcatctgctgactggagag gttcctataaggtgtcaggatgtcacagtctatttctccatggaggagtgggagtatatagaaggacacaaggatctgtacaaggacgtcatgatggaggaccaccggcccctcacatcactgggtaagagggatctgtacaaggacgtcatgatggagcaccaccggcccctcacatcaccgggtaagagggatctgtacaaggacgtcatgatggaggaccatcagcccctcacatcaccgggtaagagggatctgtacaaggacgtcatgatggagtaccaccggcccctcacatcaccgggtaagagggatctgtacaaggacgtcatgatggaggaccaccggcccctcacatcaccgggtaagagggatctgtacaaggacgtcatgatggaggaccaccagcccaTCACATCAcctggtaagagggatctgtacaaggacgtcatgatggaggaccaccagcccctcacatcaccgggtaagagggatctgtataaggacgtcatgatggaggaccaccggcccctcacatcaccgggtaagagggatctgtacagggacgtcatgatggaggagcaCCGGACTCTCCATTTACTTG atggatccagtaacaAAAATACAGAGAGACGTCCAATTCTTCCTCATTCCCAGGATTGTCCAGTGGAAAATCACAGCATTGTACAGGCTCCTCGGGCAGGTGAAAACCAGGTCAAAACAAAT AGCGAAGATCTTTTTATTAAAGACGGGGAGAGCGATATGAGTGATGAAAGACAAGTTAGGGGGGAAGACGTTCCTAAAGATTTCTGCCCAG AATCATTAGATCTCTGCAGGGACAGGAGTATCTCGAGTAGCCATCTCAATTTATCTCCAGGTTGCGGAGAAGTTGATAACTTAGCGACTGACAATTTTCCAAGCGAAACCACCAATGCCGCAAATATACTGCTAGATCTTCACAGCCGGGATTTATCGTCTGATTCCTCTGTCCCTGGGGTTGAGACACAGAGTGCAGATCAAATGGAGAACAAAACATATCCCTGTCCTGATTGTGAGAAATGTTTTACCATTAGATCGAATTTTTTTCGTCACCTGAAAAGTCACTTGGGGGAGAAGCCATTTTTATGTATTGAGTGCGGTAAATGTTTTATGCGTAAGTCAATTCTTGTCAAACATTTGAGAATTCACACGGGGGAGAAACCCTTCTCCTGCATGGAGTGCGGTAAATCTTTCATGCAGAAGTCTAATCTTACAGAACATCAGAGAATTCATACAGGGGAAAAGCCATTTTCCTGTCCTATTTGTAGTAAATCCTTTACCTACAAATCAGATTTTTTGAAACACCAGAGAATCCACACGGGAGaaaagccattttcatgttctgAATGTGGAAAATGCTTTACGCAGAAGTTGGGGCTTGTCCGACACGAGAGAATTCACATGGGAGAGAAGCCACTTTTGTGTTTAACGTGCGGAAAAAAGTTTGCCAGAAAATCGgaacttgttaaacatgagagagttcacacaggagagaagccgtttcTCTGTACCGAGTGTGGGAGAGGTTTTACTCAGAAATCTGACCTTATGAGACATCAAAgagttcacacaggagagaagccatttcCTTGTTCCGAGTGTGAAAAACGCTTTATATTGAAATCTGAACTTGTTAAGCACATGAGAAATCACACTGGGGAGAAACCATTCTCATGTTTTCAATGTGGCAAATGTTTTGCACGCAAATCCGAACTTGCTAAACATCAAAGATTCCACACGGGTGAGAAGCCGTTTCCTTGTTCAGAGTGTGGGAaatgctttacacagaaatcagaCCTTATGAGACACCAGAGTGTTCACATGAGGTAA
- the LOC142663762 gene encoding histone H2A.J-like gives MSGRGKQGGKVRAKSKTRSSRAGLQFPVGRVHRLLRKGNYAHRVGAGAPVYMAAVLEYLTAEILELAGNAARDNKKTRIIPRHLQLAVRNDEELNKLLGGVTIAQGGVLPNIQAVLLPKKSGAASAPAKGGKKGSQQSQEY, from the coding sequence ATGTCTGGACGCGGCAAGCAAGGAGGGAAAGTCAGGGCTAAGTCTAAGACCCGTTCATCCCGGGCAGGGCTTCAGTTCCCAGTCGGCCGTGTTCACAGACTTCTTCGTAAGGGCAACTACGCTCACAGGGTCGGCGCTGGCGCTCCCGTTTACATGGCCGCTGTGCTTGAATATTTGACCGCTGAGATTTTGGAGCTGGCCGGGAATGCCGCCCGGGACAACAAGAAGACCCGCATCATCCCCCGTCACCTTCAGCTGGCCGTGCGCAATGACGAGGAGCTCAACAAACTGCTGGGTGGTGTGACCATCGCTCAAGGAGGCGTCCTGCCCAACATCCAGGCCGTTCTGCTGCCCAAGAAAAGTGGCGCTGCCTCCGCTCCAGCAAAGGGGGGCAAGAAAGGCTCCCAGCAGTCTCAGGAATACTAA